One segment of Deinococcus metalli DNA contains the following:
- a CDS encoding alanine--glyoxylate aminotransferase family protein, whose translation MFDDLHLDHILLTPGPTPIHPRAQQAMMRGMLGHMDPEVFKLNREIQDDLRVMYGTEPEAFTALLAGTGSLGMESGFANLVEQGDEVLVCANGSFGRRMAEMAARYGARVRLVTAHLGEAIRPEDVAAHLDGVQMVAVVHGETSTGVLNPVPEIAELVRSSGALLTVDAVTTAGMEPFHMERWGVDYAYTGAQKCLSAPPGLAPVAISERAFARYSARRTPTPLWYCDFEGLRDYWVEHTYHHTVPVNLHYAFHAALRAALEEGMEARQQRVGEVGSAILTALTPLGFSHYVKRPQDRLPTVLALRLPEGLDDAAVRRALRQREISVTGGLGPTAGVIWRLGLMGEAARPAPYRALMRALEDILGETGLVRRFDEALERHAAGASPVSV comes from the coding sequence ATGTTCGACGACCTCCACCTCGACCACATCCTGCTCACCCCTGGCCCCACCCCGATCCACCCGCGGGCGCAGCAGGCCATGATGCGCGGCATGCTCGGGCACATGGACCCCGAGGTGTTCAAGCTCAACCGCGAGATCCAGGACGACCTGCGCGTCATGTACGGCACCGAGCCCGAGGCCTTCACCGCCCTGCTGGCCGGCACCGGCAGCCTGGGCATGGAGTCGGGCTTTGCGAACCTGGTCGAGCAGGGCGACGAGGTGCTGGTGTGCGCAAACGGCTCGTTCGGTCGCCGCATGGCCGAGATGGCCGCCCGCTACGGCGCGCGCGTGCGCCTCGTGACCGCCCACCTGGGCGAGGCGATCCGCCCCGAGGACGTCGCCGCGCACCTCGACGGCGTCCAGATGGTCGCGGTCGTTCACGGCGAGACCAGCACCGGCGTCCTGAACCCCGTGCCGGAGATCGCGGAACTCGTCCGCAGCAGCGGCGCCCTGCTGACCGTGGACGCCGTGACCACCGCCGGCATGGAACCCTTCCACATGGAGCGGTGGGGGGTGGACTACGCCTACACCGGCGCGCAGAAGTGCCTGTCGGCTCCTCCCGGCCTCGCGCCCGTGGCGATCAGCGAGCGCGCCTTTGCCCGCTACAGCGCCCGCCGCACGCCCACGCCGCTGTGGTACTGCGATTTCGAGGGCCTGCGCGACTACTGGGTCGAGCACACCTACCACCACACCGTGCCGGTGAACCTCCACTACGCGTTCCATGCCGCCCTGCGCGCCGCGCTGGAGGAGGGTATGGAGGCCCGCCAGCAGCGCGTGGGGGAGGTCGGGAGCGCCATCCTGACCGCGCTGACGCCGCTGGGCTTCAGCCACTACGTCAAGCGCCCGCAGGACCGCCTGCCCACCGTGCTCGCCCTGCGCCTGCCCGAGGGGCTGGATGACGCGGCGGTCCGGAGAGCCCTGCGGCAGCGCGAGATCAGCGTGACGGGCGGCTTGGGCCCCACCGCCGGCGTGATCTGGCGCCTGGGCCTGATGGGCGAGGCGGCCCGCCCCGCGCCGTACCGCGCCCTGATGCGCGCCCTGGAGGACATCCTGGGCGAGACCGGCCTGGTGCGCCGATTCGACGAGGCCCTGGAACGCCACGCGGCCGGAGCCAGCCCCGTCTCCGTCTAA
- a CDS encoding HAD family hydrolase, with protein MTVLPPLRAVLFDRDDTIACTDRAVSREAATWAAERHSLDVTHVGQVLADVWSESISPDRSSSWWHLRTPADEDAFWQAYGQELARRLNLSPEAAAEWMARYPYEAYMKAVPGARDVLSALRARGLKVGVLSNTLPSIDRTLAFVGLADVVDVAIATCTVGVHKPDAGSYLHAAQALDCTPAEVLFIDDKPENVHAAEALGMRARVIDLSGQNPDALHTLGEVLDVVDARAARVGA; from the coding sequence ATGACCGTCCTGCCGCCCCTCCGGGCCGTGCTCTTCGACCGCGACGACACCATCGCCTGTACCGACCGCGCCGTTTCCCGTGAAGCTGCGACCTGGGCCGCCGAACGCCACAGCCTGGACGTCACGCACGTTGGTCAGGTGCTCGCGGACGTGTGGAGCGAGTCCATCTCACCCGACCGGTCCTCGTCGTGGTGGCACCTGCGCACGCCGGCCGACGAGGACGCGTTCTGGCAGGCCTACGGCCAGGAGCTCGCGCGGCGCTTGAACCTCAGCCCGGAGGCCGCCGCCGAGTGGATGGCCCGCTACCCCTACGAGGCCTACATGAAAGCTGTGCCCGGGGCGCGGGACGTCCTGAGCGCACTGCGCGCACGCGGGCTGAAGGTCGGCGTGCTGAGCAACACCCTCCCGAGCATCGACCGGACGCTGGCGTTTGTGGGCCTTGCCGACGTGGTCGATGTGGCCATCGCGACCTGCACGGTCGGCGTGCACAAACCCGATGCGGGCAGCTACCTCCACGCCGCGCAGGCGCTGGACTGCACGCCGGCCGAGGTGCTGTTCATCGACGACAAGCCCGAGAATGTCCACGCGGCCGAGGCGCTCGGGATGCGGGCGCGCGTGATCGACCTGTCGGGCCAGAACCCCGACGCCCTGCACACCCTCGGCGAGGTGCTGGACGTGGTGGACGCCCGGGCGGCCCGGGTGGGCGCGTGA
- a CDS encoding tyrosine-type recombinase/integrase, whose protein sequence is MSSDLTPYTGDRLSHARAFTGLTDEALRVRATVAARDKHADDLWSLTQAFLTTDTSAGVRLSPHTLRAYRKGVEVLVEHAAANAWNVLHPGRREPSMFVASLTAAGLKPATVMARVAAASALYRALRWAGATDADPFADVKRPKDRTKGIVKNPPYRADVIQAMLAEADVQERVLLLLMAHAGLRIAEALAVRWEDIDLPARRLRVTHGKGDKARVVPLSARLREALTALRAESASSGGHLTTFRAYSSAYERLQKVALKAGVAHEFRGFHAGRKYAGTQLYAATKDFTRVAGFLGHEQVDTTRRYVEVPEDDLNDVVEGFR, encoded by the coding sequence ATGTCGAGCGACCTCACGCCCTATACCGGCGACCGCCTCAGCCACGCCCGCGCGTTCACCGGCCTCACGGACGAGGCCCTGCGGGTCCGGGCCACCGTCGCCGCGCGGGACAAGCACGCGGACGACCTGTGGAGCCTCACGCAGGCCTTTCTGACCACCGACACCAGCGCCGGCGTCCGGTTGAGCCCCCACACGCTGCGCGCGTACCGCAAGGGCGTGGAGGTGCTGGTCGAGCACGCGGCTGCCAACGCGTGGAACGTGCTGCACCCCGGACGGCGCGAACCGTCGATGTTCGTGGCGTCACTCACGGCCGCCGGCCTGAAACCCGCGACGGTCATGGCCCGGGTGGCCGCGGCGTCCGCACTGTACCGGGCGCTGCGATGGGCCGGCGCGACGGACGCCGATCCCTTCGCGGACGTCAAGCGCCCCAAAGACCGCACCAAGGGCATCGTCAAGAACCCCCCGTACCGCGCGGATGTTATTCAGGCCATGCTCGCGGAGGCGGACGTGCAGGAGCGCGTGCTGCTGCTGCTCATGGCGCACGCGGGGCTGCGGATCGCGGAGGCGCTGGCCGTGCGCTGGGAGGACATCGACCTGCCCGCCCGGCGCCTGCGGGTCACGCACGGCAAGGGCGACAAGGCGCGCGTGGTGCCGCTCAGTGCCCGGCTGCGTGAGGCACTGACGGCCCTGCGCGCGGAGAGCGCGTCTTCCGGCGGCCACCTGACCACCTTCCGGGCGTACTCCAGCGCGTACGAGCGGCTCCAGAAGGTCGCCCTGAAGGCCGGGGTCGCGCACGAATTCCGGGGCTTCCACGCCGGGCGCAAATATGCGGGTACGCAGCTGTACGCGGCCACGAAGGATTTCACGCGCGTGGCGGGGTTCCTCGGCCACGAGCAGGTGGATACCACCCGCCGCTACGTGGAGGTGCCGGAGGACGACCTGAACGACGTGGTCGAGGGCTTCCGCTAG
- a CDS encoding dipeptide epimerase: MSVSWETLDLHTAHPFGIARWTHSVYPRAIVTLDHGGVRGSGEAAPNAFYGETGVTVEAVLPLLAPALEDPWDWDGLTARLGARMPHHHPSVKCALEMAAVEWCAHAVELPVWRLLGLSASPIPPSSFTVSLADLPAMRDQARTAVAQGYTVLKVKLGTDRDEAILTALREEVPDVTLRVDANAAWSRARARRMLGVLEDARVELLEQPLAAADLDGHAELRARAALPIVADESVHHVSDVPALARAFDGVNLKLAKLGGPLQALRALRLARAHGLSVMMGCMIESSLGISAAAALAGLCDWADLDGALLLADDPFAGLEWTAGHLERPTAPGWGVHRI, from the coding sequence GTGAGCGTGTCGTGGGAGACCCTCGACCTGCACACCGCGCACCCCTTCGGCATCGCGCGCTGGACGCACTCGGTGTATCCGCGCGCCATCGTCACCCTAGACCACGGTGGGGTCCGCGGTTCCGGCGAGGCCGCGCCGAACGCCTTCTACGGCGAGACCGGCGTCACCGTGGAGGCCGTGCTGCCGCTGCTGGCGCCCGCGCTGGAGGACCCGTGGGACTGGGACGGCCTGACCGCGCGGCTGGGCGCCCGGATGCCGCATCACCATCCCAGCGTGAAGTGCGCGCTGGAGATGGCCGCCGTGGAGTGGTGCGCGCACGCTGTCGAGTTGCCCGTATGGCGCCTGCTGGGCCTGTCGGCGTCGCCCATTCCGCCCAGCAGTTTCACGGTGTCGCTGGCCGACCTGCCCGCCATGCGGGACCAGGCGCGGACAGCTGTGGCGCAGGGCTACACGGTGCTGAAGGTGAAGCTCGGCACCGATCGGGACGAGGCGATCCTGACCGCGCTGCGCGAGGAGGTGCCGGACGTGACGCTGCGGGTGGACGCGAACGCCGCGTGGAGCCGCGCCCGGGCGCGCCGCATGCTCGGGGTGCTGGAGGACGCGCGGGTGGAACTGCTCGAACAGCCGCTGGCCGCCGCAGACCTGGACGGGCACGCGGAGCTGCGTGCCCGCGCCGCGCTTCCCATCGTCGCGGACGAGAGCGTGCACCACGTCAGCGACGTGCCGGCGCTCGCCCGCGCCTTCGACGGCGTGAACCTGAAGCTCGCTAAGCTCGGCGGGCCGCTCCAGGCGCTGCGGGCCCTGCGGCTGGCCCGCGCGCATGGCCTGAGCGTCATGATGGGCTGCATGATCGAGAGCAGCCTGGGCATCAGCGCCGCCGCCGCCCTCGCCGGACTGTGCGACTGGGCGGATCTGGACGGCGCGCTTCTGCTTGCCGACGATCCTTTCGCGGGCCTGGAGTGGACTGCCGGGCACCTCGAGCGGCCCACCGCTCCGGGCTGGGGCGTGCACCGCATATGA
- a CDS encoding dipeptidase, whose amino-acid sequence MTPPLLIDGHLDLAYNAGEGRDLSGSVEALRAADPIAGQRATVTFPELRRSGLRVCLGTLFAMPRTPASPQGYTDAAGARAQALSQLDQYRRWQDAGEIVLLRDRAEVAAHVARPDAPLGVVLLMEGADPLRTPDDLAQWVEWGVRIVGPAWGATRYAGGTDAPGPLTPAGRELVAAMRDLGVTLDASHLDDAAFWDAADLGPRMIASHSNARSLVPGNRHLTDDMACAIAEADGVIGLVYLSRFLRAVPDSVRVPLDALAEHARHYADIVGWDRVALGTDMDGGFGAEKTPLGIETYVDVPAVLDLLPEDARAGVAGGNWARWLTTHL is encoded by the coding sequence GTGACGCCTCCCCTGCTCATCGACGGGCACCTGGATCTGGCGTACAACGCCGGTGAGGGCCGGGACCTCAGCGGCAGCGTGGAGGCGCTGCGCGCCGCCGATCCCATCGCGGGGCAGCGCGCGACCGTGACCTTCCCGGAACTGCGGCGCTCGGGGCTGCGGGTGTGCCTGGGCACGCTGTTTGCCATGCCGCGCACGCCGGCCAGCCCGCAGGGATATACGGACGCGGCGGGCGCCCGCGCGCAGGCCCTCTCGCAGCTCGACCAGTACCGCCGGTGGCAGGACGCGGGCGAGATTGTGCTGCTGCGGGACCGGGCCGAGGTCGCCGCGCACGTGGCCCGGCCGGACGCGCCGCTGGGCGTGGTGCTGCTGATGGAGGGCGCCGATCCGCTGCGCACCCCGGACGATCTGGCGCAGTGGGTCGAGTGGGGCGTGCGGATCGTGGGGCCGGCGTGGGGCGCGACCCGCTACGCCGGCGGGACGGACGCGCCGGGGCCGCTCACACCGGCCGGACGCGAGTTGGTGGCCGCCATGCGCGACCTGGGGGTGACGCTGGACGCGTCGCACCTGGACGACGCGGCCTTCTGGGACGCCGCCGACCTCGGGCCGCGCATGATCGCGTCGCACAGCAACGCCCGCTCCCTGGTGCCCGGCAACCGCCACCTGACCGACGACATGGCCTGCGCGATCGCGGAGGCGGACGGCGTGATCGGGCTGGTGTACCTCAGCCGTTTCCTGCGCGCCGTGCCGGACAGCGTGCGCGTGCCGCTGGACGCCCTGGCCGAGCACGCCCGGCATTACGCCGACATCGTCGGCTGGGACCGTGTGGCGCTGGGCACCGACATGGACGGGGGCTTCGGCGCCGAGAAGACGCCGCTGGGCATCGAGACGTACGTGGACGTGCCGGCCGTGCTGGACCTGTTGCCCGAGGACGCCCGCGCGGGCGTGGCCGGCGGGAACTGGGCGCGCTGGCTGACCACGCACCTGTGA
- a CDS encoding C40 family peptidase, with the protein MSTELDPRIHAFDAATRTADIALRGRVGDDWTFVTPHAAQAGNARVSLRAAPDADSAQVTEALPGEPVEVLWEGPAGWQRVRTVHDCYLGWARTEHLTARTSPDLVVSALRAHAYAGPKVSRPLRAELCRGSRVTRADGNAVQDGHRAWLPVHLPDGAEAWVQEVVVEPMGTTDPAELALRFVDTPYVWGGRSAWGLDCSGLSQLVYAAAGRTLPRDADQQQAALPSVEEPRRGDLAFFPGHVGVMLDANRVVHANATHMRVTVETLGDGDYGRRLAADLSGFGRWPA; encoded by the coding sequence GTGAGCACCGAGCTTGATCCGCGCATCCACGCCTTCGACGCCGCCACCCGGACGGCCGACATCGCCCTCCGGGGACGTGTGGGGGACGACTGGACGTTCGTCACGCCCCACGCGGCGCAGGCCGGCAACGCCCGCGTGTCGCTGCGGGCCGCCCCAGATGCCGACAGCGCGCAGGTCACCGAGGCCCTGCCGGGCGAGCCGGTCGAGGTGCTGTGGGAGGGCCCGGCCGGCTGGCAGCGCGTCCGCACGGTCCATGACTGCTACCTGGGCTGGGCGCGGACAGAGCACCTCACGGCCCGGACGTCGCCGGACCTCGTCGTGTCGGCCCTGCGCGCGCACGCCTACGCCGGGCCGAAGGTCAGCCGTCCGCTGCGCGCGGAACTGTGCCGTGGCAGCCGTGTCACCCGTGCCGACGGCAACGCCGTGCAGGACGGTCACCGCGCGTGGCTGCCGGTGCACCTACCCGACGGGGCCGAGGCGTGGGTGCAGGAGGTGGTCGTCGAGCCCATGGGGACCACCGACCCGGCAGAGCTGGCGCTGCGGTTCGTGGACACGCCGTACGTGTGGGGGGGCCGCAGCGCGTGGGGCCTGGACTGCTCGGGCCTGTCCCAGCTGGTGTACGCGGCGGCGGGCCGCACGCTGCCCCGCGACGCGGACCAGCAGCAGGCGGCGCTGCCGTCCGTCGAGGAGCCGCGCCGTGGTGACCTCGCGTTCTTCCCGGGACACGTGGGCGTGATGCTCGACGCGAACCGCGTCGTCCACGCGAACGCCACGCACATGCGCGTGACCGTCGAGACGCTGGGCGATGGCGACTACGGGCGGCGGCTGGCGGCGGACCTGAGCGGCTTCGGGCGGTGGCCGGCGTGA
- a CDS encoding metallophosphoesterase family protein, giving the protein MRVAFISDIHGNIHALTAVKRFLADNIVNQVVVVGDLVGYGASPGPVIDFVKREGWSTGLGSSDMRVAIDLGDRNDRKGVADQVLVWTKKMLSPDQMDFLRRLPPGGRIMTPIGRVRYFHGSPHDPEVRLDLMANERDLETLADTLAARVVVVGGSHVPFVRTIGETTFVDPGSVGLTLNHEPGADVAIVDCIGRKPKVSLHKVTYDFASSAFDIMAWNLPPVIADVIKTGRMG; this is encoded by the coding sequence TTGAGAGTGGCCTTCATCAGTGACATTCACGGGAACATTCACGCACTGACCGCCGTGAAGCGCTTCCTCGCCGACAACATCGTCAACCAGGTCGTGGTGGTGGGTGATCTGGTCGGCTACGGCGCGTCGCCAGGCCCGGTCATCGACTTTGTGAAGCGCGAGGGCTGGTCCACCGGACTGGGCTCCAGCGACATGCGCGTCGCCATCGACCTGGGCGACCGCAACGACCGCAAGGGCGTGGCCGATCAGGTGCTGGTGTGGACCAAGAAGATGCTCTCGCCGGACCAGATGGACTTCCTGCGCCGGCTCCCGCCGGGCGGCCGGATCATGACGCCGATCGGCCGGGTGCGGTACTTCCACGGCAGTCCGCACGACCCCGAGGTGCGGCTGGACCTGATGGCGAACGAGCGGGACCTCGAGACGCTGGCCGACACGCTCGCGGCGCGGGTCGTCGTGGTCGGTGGATCGCACGTGCCCTTCGTCCGGACCATCGGCGAGACGACCTTCGTCGATCCCGGCAGCGTGGGTCTCACCCTGAACCACGAGCCCGGCGCGGACGTGGCGATCGTGGACTGCATCGGGCGCAAACCGAAGGTCTCACTGCACAAGGTCACGTACGACTTCGCGTCCAGCGCCTTCGACATCATGGCTTGGAACCTGCCGCCTGTGATTGCGGACGTGATCAAGACCGGCCGCATGGGCTAA
- a CDS encoding IPT/TIG domain-containing protein, with translation MLRFFVAPLLFAGVLASCAPRQQTQTAEQMVTVTPMLVKVSEGAARGSQLTIQGRFLGGPSIGKVRLGATETGQGGYVFPATAVVSWTDTQIVLTIPADAPVGGSWLFVEVGGKQSTGLPYSVRQ, from the coding sequence ATGCTGCGTTTCTTTGTTGCTCCTTTACTGTTCGCCGGGGTGCTCGCATCCTGTGCGCCGCGCCAGCAGACCCAGACCGCCGAGCAGATGGTGACGGTCACCCCCATGCTCGTCAAGGTATCCGAGGGCGCCGCCCGCGGCTCCCAGCTCACCATCCAGGGCCGGTTCCTGGGCGGCCCCAGCATCGGCAAGGTGCGCCTCGGCGCGACCGAGACCGGACAGGGCGGCTACGTCTTCCCGGCGACCGCGGTCGTGTCGTGGACTGACACGCAGATCGTCCTGACCATTCCGGCCGACGCGCCCGTCGGCGGCAGCTGGCTGTTCGTCGAGGTCGGCGGCAAGCAGTCCACCGGGCTGCCGTACAGCGTCCGGCAGTAA
- a CDS encoding diacylglycerol/lipid kinase family protein, giving the protein MTGQTPPPSAGRSPGPDAADATIPSMTGKRVLVIFNPKSGNGDSGLPTFNTLLRGAGAEVVERELTQDTPMTEYVKDVESFDAVVAAGGDGTVSSVSYASRYKNVPLLAYPAGTANLIAQNLDLPVTPQDLARVVAEGRAVRVDMGEVEVRGETQGFAMLAGAGADAAMIRDSEDLKDRFGVLAYVMSAMKQLNPRKTTFTLTIDGQRREFEGIGVMVANFGMANFRLPITTDISPDDGRFTVVLLKAGNLLRLVPNLIDSVRAKLNLGDPLFSGNLETLSAREVTVDAADPFPLQYDGELHVETTPFTARILPGAVRYLTPSTEEQLAT; this is encoded by the coding sequence ATGACCGGTCAAACGCCCCCCCCCAGTGCCGGCCGCTCTCCCGGCCCAGACGCGGCCGACGCCACGATCCCCTCCATGACCGGCAAGCGTGTGCTGGTCATCTTCAACCCCAAAAGCGGCAACGGCGACAGCGGCCTGCCCACGTTCAATACCCTGCTGCGCGGCGCCGGCGCCGAGGTCGTCGAGCGGGAACTGACGCAGGACACGCCCATGACCGAGTACGTAAAGGACGTGGAGTCCTTCGACGCGGTCGTCGCGGCCGGTGGGGACGGCACGGTCAGCTCGGTGTCGTACGCGAGCCGGTACAAGAACGTGCCGCTGCTGGCGTACCCGGCCGGCACGGCCAACCTGATCGCGCAGAACCTGGACCTGCCGGTCACGCCCCAGGATCTCGCGCGGGTGGTGGCCGAGGGCCGCGCCGTGCGGGTGGACATGGGCGAGGTCGAGGTGCGCGGCGAGACGCAGGGCTTCGCCATGCTCGCGGGTGCCGGCGCGGACGCCGCCATGATCCGGGACAGCGAGGACCTCAAGGACCGCTTCGGCGTGCTCGCATACGTCATGAGCGCCATGAAGCAGCTCAACCCGCGCAAGACCACCTTCACGCTCACCATCGACGGTCAGCGCCGCGAGTTCGAGGGCATCGGCGTGATGGTCGCGAACTTCGGCATGGCGAACTTCCGGCTGCCCATCACCACTGACATCAGCCCGGACGATGGGCGCTTCACGGTGGTGCTCCTGAAGGCCGGGAACCTCCTGCGCCTGGTGCCGAACCTGATCGACTCGGTGCGCGCCAAGCTGAATCTCGGCGACCCGCTGTTCAGCGGCAACTTGGAGACGCTCAGCGCCCGTGAAGTCACGGTGGACGCCGCCGATCCGTTCCCACTCCAGTACGACGGCGAGCTGCACGTGGAAACCACACCGTTCACCGCGCGCATTCTGCCCGGCGCCGTGCGCTACCTGACGCCCAGCACCGAGGAACAGCTCGCCACCTGA
- the hisS gene encoding histidine--tRNA ligase yields MAIQRPKGTQDHLPDGSPKLSLDTRAVAFQHVQDVSRRVLERAGAQFLATPVFEEAELVKRGVGGSTDIVRKEMFTVYYFGDHGGFILRPEGTAGLVRAYLQNGLKQLPAPLKLWTHGPMFRAENVQKGRLRQFHQVDYEVLGSTDPLVDAEAIALMVDVVAALGLTGVRVKLGSIGDPADRETYNAYLRGLFGAHVDRLSDDSKERLERNPMRILDSKSAGDQALIAELGVKPMLDFLGDDARAHFEAVQTYLNSWDVAYDIDPSIVRGLDYYRRTAWELHHEGVGAKSALGGGGRYDGLAEQLGGPLVPGIGWAFGIERLLLAMEAEGLDVPGSGGPLLYVAALDVANVGHAATLAIAARRVARAEFAYRAVKPGTAFRDAERRGARLVALIGSDEVARDVVSVKDLATGVQMTVGTRDLPAYLAGHLEPSGSVAQAAPAQENA; encoded by the coding sequence ATGGCGATTCAGCGGCCCAAGGGTACCCAGGACCACCTGCCGGACGGCAGTCCGAAACTCAGTCTCGACACGCGGGCCGTGGCCTTCCAGCACGTTCAGGACGTCTCCCGCCGGGTGCTGGAGCGCGCTGGCGCGCAGTTTCTCGCCACGCCGGTGTTCGAGGAGGCGGAACTCGTCAAGCGCGGCGTGGGCGGCAGCACCGACATCGTCCGCAAGGAGATGTTCACGGTGTACTACTTCGGTGACCACGGGGGCTTCATCCTGCGGCCCGAGGGCACGGCGGGCCTGGTGCGCGCGTACCTCCAGAACGGCCTCAAGCAGCTCCCAGCACCCCTGAAGCTGTGGACCCACGGCCCGATGTTCCGCGCGGAGAACGTGCAGAAGGGCCGCCTGCGACAGTTCCACCAGGTGGACTACGAGGTGCTGGGCAGCACCGACCCGCTGGTGGATGCCGAGGCAATCGCGCTGATGGTGGACGTGGTGGCCGCCCTGGGATTGACGGGCGTGCGCGTGAAACTGGGCAGCATCGGCGACCCGGCCGACCGCGAGACGTACAACGCCTACCTGCGTGGGCTGTTCGGCGCGCACGTGGACCGCCTGTCGGACGACTCGAAGGAGCGTCTGGAGCGCAACCCCATGCGGATCCTCGATTCCAAGAGCGCCGGAGACCAGGCGCTGATCGCAGAACTGGGCGTGAAGCCCATGCTGGACTTCCTGGGCGACGACGCGCGCGCGCACTTCGAGGCCGTGCAGACTTACCTGAACTCGTGGGACGTCGCGTACGACATCGACCCGAGCATCGTGCGCGGACTGGATTATTACCGCCGCACCGCGTGGGAACTGCACCACGAGGGCGTGGGCGCAAAATCCGCGCTGGGCGGCGGGGGCCGTTACGACGGTCTGGCCGAGCAACTCGGCGGGCCGCTGGTGCCGGGCATCGGCTGGGCCTTCGGCATCGAGCGGTTGCTGCTCGCCATGGAGGCCGAGGGGCTGGACGTGCCCGGGTCGGGCGGCCCGCTGCTGTACGTGGCCGCGCTGGACGTGGCCAACGTCGGGCATGCCGCGACGCTTGCAATCGCCGCCCGGCGGGTGGCACGTGCGGAGTTCGCGTACCGAGCAGTGAAGCCCGGCACCGCCTTCCGCGACGCCGAGCGGCGTGGAGCGCGGCTGGTCGCCCTGATCGGCTCGGATGAGGTCGCCCGCGATGTCGTGAGCGTCAAGGACCTCGCCACCGGCGTGCAGATGACCGTCGGCACCCGTGACTTGCCGGCGTACCTGGCCGGGCACCTCGAGCCATCCGGGAGCGTGGCACAGGCCGCCCCCGCGCAGGAGAACGCATGA
- the lnt gene encoding apolipoprotein N-acyltransferase encodes MPALSVPIMSALLGAALALCNVPLPWSPLAFVPLAAVLWYAAQGSDARGVSVRLLWSGVGLFTVHLWWLTAFLNKLLGTGTGVLAFALFLLEGAFLAVMAYPLARLVRDPVARVWALAGAWVILEWLRFLGPLAFPWPTLGATLLPSPAIQIADLGGVLLGSVLVTFTAASLAAFALTRRPWGRGRLLAYAALAWAVALGYGLTRTPGSGPVQPVLVLRTPFDSFGRASGYVSPEEQERQQRVASQRQTHGEVVVWSETAITAPGRPAFLPSFVGPGISGVGSGGAEPEFNAVAAIDARSNATSWSDKSKLVPFGEYFPLYRPLHPLYAIIENAIHIRLGGVEESGDPRPLTLNGVRYGAYVCYDSVFPWVARSLAKQGAQLLVNPSNDGWYDGWGVLQHFAMGRVRAIETRRWLVRSVNRGVAGSVNDLGQPVQTVAAGETMQVLHVRPRLLSGTTVYMRVGDLPALLLAALMIVYAFRTDGRARRW; translated from the coding sequence GTGCCCGCCCTGAGTGTTCCGATCATGTCCGCCCTGCTCGGCGCGGCGCTCGCCCTGTGCAACGTACCCCTGCCGTGGAGTCCGCTGGCCTTCGTGCCGCTGGCCGCCGTGCTGTGGTACGCCGCGCAGGGTTCAGATGCCCGTGGAGTCAGCGTCCGGCTGCTGTGGTCCGGCGTGGGCCTGTTCACCGTGCACCTGTGGTGGCTGACCGCCTTCCTGAACAAGTTGCTCGGCACCGGCACCGGCGTGCTCGCCTTTGCTCTGTTCCTGCTGGAGGGCGCGTTCCTGGCTGTCATGGCGTACCCGCTCGCGCGGCTGGTGCGCGATCCGGTCGCGCGCGTGTGGGCACTCGCCGGCGCGTGGGTGATCCTGGAGTGGCTGCGGTTCCTCGGTCCACTGGCGTTTCCGTGGCCGACGCTGGGAGCGACGCTGCTGCCGTCCCCGGCCATCCAGATCGCGGACCTGGGCGGCGTGTTGCTCGGTAGCGTCCTCGTGACGTTCACCGCCGCCAGCCTCGCGGCCTTCGCCCTGACCCGCCGTCCGTGGGGGAGGGGCCGGCTGCTGGCATACGCGGCCCTCGCGTGGGCCGTGGCGCTCGGCTACGGCCTGACGCGGACACCCGGCAGCGGGCCGGTGCAGCCGGTGCTGGTGCTGCGCACGCCCTTCGACTCCTTCGGCCGGGCGTCCGGCTATGTCAGCCCGGAGGAGCAGGAGCGTCAGCAGCGCGTGGCCTCGCAGCGTCAGACCCACGGCGAGGTCGTCGTGTGGAGCGAGACGGCGATCACGGCACCCGGCCGGCCCGCGTTCCTCCCGTCCTTCGTCGGCCCGGGCATCAGCGGTGTCGGCTCCGGCGGTGCGGAACCAGAATTCAACGCGGTGGCCGCCATCGACGCCCGCTCGAACGCCACGAGCTGGAGCGACAAGAGCAAGCTCGTGCCCTTCGGCGAGTACTTCCCGCTGTACCGACCGCTCCACCCGCTGTACGCCATCATCGAGAACGCCATCCACATCCGGCTGGGCGGGGTCGAGGAGAGCGGCGATCCGCGCCCTCTGACCCTGAACGGTGTCCGCTACGGCGCGTACGTTTGCTACGACTCGGTGTTTCCGTGGGTGGCGCGCTCGCTGGCGAAGCAGGGCGCGCAGCTGCTGGTGAATCCCAGCAACGACGGCTGGTACGACGGCTGGGGCGTGCTGCAGCACTTCGCGATGGGCCGCGTCCGCGCCATCGAGACCCGCCGCTGGCTGGTGCGCTCGGTGAACCGCGGCGTGGCCGGCAGCGTGAACGACCTCGGGCAGCCGGTCCAGACGGTGGCCGCAGGGGAGACGATGCAGGTGCTGCACGTCCGCCCCAGGCTGCTGTCCGGCACGACCGTCTACATGCGGGTGGGTGACCTTCCGGCGCTGCTGCTCGCCGCGTTGATGATCGTGTACGCGTTCCGGACGGACGGACGCGCCCGGCGGTGGTGA